Sequence from the Erythrolamprus reginae isolate rEryReg1 chromosome 2, rEryReg1.hap1, whole genome shotgun sequence genome:
GAAGCCAGGATCTAGAACTCATGGTGGGATGGAGCGCATACATGGAAAAATGAGAAGAAGCAGGAAAAAGGGATAAGAATCAGAAACTGGTTTCTTACATTAGCGTgaactctttttcttttattttgcttGTGCCTTtctattagtttagtttagtttagtttttattgTCATTATACcttgtacaatgaaattaaatgccattttttaaatagtaatttagatttgttgtaaattgttttcactttgttgtgagccgccccgagtctgcggagaggggtggcatacaaatctaaataataaataaataataaataaatacattttcagtgTACATTACAACTATAAAAATAGAACTCAAACACACATCCTTCGCATTCTATGCAATTGAATATGAAACCACTGATACTGCATTAACATTCcactatacagtagaattcaacCTAGTTACTGTTCTGGGATAGAAGCGGTTTTTCAGCTTATTTGTCCTTCTTTTTATTGACCTGCCAGATagcaaaaattctttaaaaaaaaagggtgcCCAGGATGAGCTGGATCTTTAAGAATGATTTTTTTGAACTTTCTTTAAGGCAGCAGaagctataaagctcttccaaagaggggagaggacaaccaatgatcctctgggcactccagaaacatagaaacatagaagtctgacggcagaaaaaaacctcatggtccatataagggcagactagatggaccatgaggtctttttctgccgtcagacttctatgtttctatgtttctggagtGCTGCCCTGTCTGCCATTGTGCAATTGGCAAACCACACACAGGTGCAGTAAGTTAAAATATTCTCTTTGGTGCAGCGGTAAAAGGTCATTTAATTTTTGGTATGTCCTGTAGTTTGTCctggatttatgaccacaattggagtCTTGGTCATTGAGTATAATCGTCATTAAGTAATATGTCACGTAAGAGCTTGGCTCAATGACTACAACGATGTACTCCCGATTGTGGTTGTTAAGCGAGTTCACATGTTGTTAAACAAAGTCCAAGCTAAGGAATGTGGGGTTGTCTGAAGTGAGCAGGAGAGGCCTTGTGATTTCCAGGCACAGGCCGCATTCAACATAAGGGCTTCTTGGGAACCCAAGGGATTCTTTGGGACATGTTGCTTGGAAATGTCCAgctaacgaagcagtggaagtgatgtgccggtgcctggaggatgttggggcctggatgagtgtcaacaaactcaaactcaacccaaacaagacggagtggctgtgggtcttgcctcccaaggacaattccatctgtccatccattaccctggggggagaatcactgaccccctcagagaaggttcgcaacttgggcgtcctcctcgatccacagctcacattagagaaacatctttcagctgtggcgaggggggcgttggcccaggtttgcctggtgtaccagttgcggccctacttggaccgggagtcactgctcacagtcactcatgccctcatcacctcgaggctcgacttctgtaacgctctctacatggggctacctttgaaaaatgttccgaaacttcagatcatgcagaatgcagctgcgagagcaatcatgggctttcccaaatattcccatgttacaccaacactccgcagtctgcattggttgccggtcagtttccggtcacaattcaaagtggtggttatgacctataaagcccttcatggcaccggaccagattatctcagggaccgccttctgctgcacgaattccagcgaccagttaggtccctcagagtggatcttctctgggtcccgtcaactaaacaatgtcgcttggtgggacccaggggaagagccttctctgtggcggccccgactctctggaatcagctccccccagagatcagaattgcacccaccctctttgcctttcgtaagctacttaaaacccacctctgccgtcaggcatgggggaattgagatcttctttccccctaggcctttacaattctatgcatggtatgtatgtatgtatgtatgtatgtttggtttttatattaatgggtttttaatcgtttttagtattggattactattgtacactgttttattgttgctgttagccgccccaagtctccgaagaatggcagcatacaaatccaataaataaataaaataaataaataaattgtatggaACATACGGCTTGGAAAATGGAGCTAGGTTGCAAAGGCCTCCGATCTGGGGATTAAGGCCGCATTTCTCAGTGGTAGCAGTGACACTGGGTGAAGGCCGTGTCTGGGGACAGTGACAGTTGGCTGAGAATGCTGAAGGCCTCCACTCAAAGCCCAGGCCCAACCCAGCATTGCTGTCAGTCAGGGCTGCTTTGCATGGCTGGGCTCAGGCTTCCAAGGGTGGCTGCAGCTTTGCATCCCACTTTAGTGGGTGGCTCCCCAATTTATGGATGGCCTCTGCCTGTCTTGTCCCCCTCCTGAGATGCCCCCCACAACTATTGCCTGCACCTGTGGGAGGGCAGTTGTGGTGTGAAATTCTCCCATGATCCTTcctctaacatagaaacatagaaacatagaagactgacggcagaaaaagaccccatggtccatctagtctgcccttttactatttcctgtattttatcttacaatggatatatgcttatcccaggcatgtttaaattcggttactgtggatttaccaaccacgtctgctggaagtttgttccaaggatctactactctttcagtaaaataatactttctcatgttgcctttgatctttcccccaactaacttcagattgtgtccccttgttcttgtgttcactttcctgttaaaaacacttccctcctgagccctatttaaccctttaacatatttaaatgtttcgatcatgtccccccttttccttctgtcttccagactatacagattgagttcattaagtctttcctgatacgttttatacttcagaccttccaccattcttgtagcccgtctttggacccgttcaattttgtcaatatctttttgtaggtgaggtctccagaactgaacacagtactccaaatgtggtctcaccagcgctctatataaggggatcacaatctccctcttcctgcttgttatacctctagctatgcagccaagcatcctacttgcctttcctactgcccgaccacactgctcacccattttgagactgtcagaaatcactacccctaaatccttctcttctgaagtttttgctaacacagaactgccaatgcaatactcagatttaggattccttttccccaagtgcattattttacatttggaaacattaaactgcagtttccattgctttgaccatttatctagtaacgctaaatcatttaccatattacagacccctccaggaatatcaaccctattgcacactttagagtcatcggcaaataggcaaaccttccctaccaaaccttcccctatgtcactcacaaacatattaaaaagaataggacccagaacagacccttgtggcacaccgcttgtaacctgtctctgctcagaatactcgccattaacaataactctctgatgtctatgcttcagccagcttgaaatccactgaactatccagggattaagtccaatcttcactaatttatctatcagctctttatgtggaaccgtatcaaaggctttgctgaagtccagataggcaatatccacggcaccaccttgatccactGCATCCTGGTTCCGACTAATGATCCCAAAGGATTCAGCACTCTGAGACTTTAGGCTTCCTCAGAGAACTGCTTTATTGAGTACATCATCACCTCTCCCCTAGGGTCACAGGTCATATTGTCCAATTAGATGTTCTTACATCTCTTGGCAACAAGTTCCATTCTCCTGCCAGCCCCTGTTGAGAATGACCTTGATTCCCATGAGATAGCAGATTGTTTTGGCTAGATTTTGTTccattcttctccctccctccctgagtTGTTTGGCAACTACAGAAATGGAAGATGGCTGTGGCAGGCACGATCCATTTCAGAACTGAAACACTGCTTCACTGAAGGAACGAGATTCCATTCCCAAGCAtggtcatattattattattattatttatttatttatttatttattatttagatttgtatgccgcccctctccgcagactcggggcagctcacaacaaaataaaacaattcatgacaaatctaaattatagtttaaaatattaaaaaaaacccatttactaagcaaacatacatacaaacataccatgcataaattgtatatgcccgggggagatgtctcagtttccccatgcctgacgacaaaggtgggttttaaggagcttacgaaaggcaaggagagtaggggcagttctaatctctggggagagttggttccagagagtcggggccgccatagagaaggcttttcccctggggcccgccaaccgacattgtttagttgacgggacccggagaaggcccactctgtgggacctaatcggtcgctgggattcgtgcggcagaaggcagtctcggagatattctggtccaatgccatgaagggctttaaaggtcataaccaacactttaaattgtgaccggaaattgatcggcaaccaatgcagactgcggagtgttggtgaaacatgggcatacctaggtaagcccatgactgctctcgcagctgcattctgcacgatctgaagtttccgaacacttattattattattattattattattattattattattattattattattaattagatttgtatgccgcccctctccggagactcggagcggacaTCTCTCTTATAAATTTAGAGACTTCCTCGCTTGGCCTCAGGTGTACTGAGCACCCTACCCTGGGAAGAGGGTCAGACTGGAAGACCCTCAAGGTCCCTGCCAAGGCTAAGATTTCACGATTCTGTGTCTCAAAAGGAAATATAATTTTTcacttctttctccttctaacAGGGGATAAAAGATTGCAACCAATTATTTACTTGCAAGCCAACTGTCAACAGAAAATCAACATAAGGCAGCTACCGCCATAAATCATGGAGCCTGGGAAACTCTTGGATCTCCTGTCAGACAGAAGTAGCCTTCCAATAAACCAGGGAAGAACCCATGAATGCTCAGAGTGTGGGAAATCCTTTGCTTGCAGGTCCCTCCTTTTGACCCACAGGAAGGACCATGTGGGAAATAGTCAGCATTCGGAAGCTGAGAAATCCATCTCTGGGAAAAACTCCAAAGATCTCAGAAGGCCCCTAACACTAAAAGCCTCTAAGTGTGAGGAATGTGACTTATGCTTTAGTCAAAAATCAAAACTTCGTAGACATCAGaaaatccacactggggagaaacctTATCAATGTCTGGAGTGTGGGATATTTTTCCGTGAAAAAGCCACTCTCGGAAAGCATGagagaatccacacaggggagaaaccttacAAATGTTGGGAATGTGGGAAGAGCTTTTCTCAGAAGTCAAATCTTGGGATCCATGAGAAGATTCATGCAGGAATCAAATCTTACAAATGCTTTGAGTGTGGACAATGTTTTACCCAGAGTTCATCTCTTCAATATCATTTGAAaacacacacaggggagaaaaatgaaaagtgccttgaatgtgggaaatgttttacccGGAAATCAGACCTGGTGGTACATCAGAGaattcacactggagagaaaccctatgaatGCACAGAATGTGAGAGAAGATTTGCGAGTTCTTCTGAGCTTCGGAGACACCAGAGGTGGCACAAAGGAGAAAAGCCCTATGAATGTGGGGAGTGTTGGAAAAGTTTTGTTACACAAAGTGATTTTAAGAATTATGAGAGAATCTACACAGGAGAGGAGCCATTCAAATGTGGGGAGTGTGAGAAATATTTTTCCCAAAAAATATACCTTGGAAGGCACCAGAGGGTCCACAGAGGAGCAAAGCCATACAGCTGCATAGAATGTGGAAAATGCTTTGGATACAAGAGAGGCCTTTGGAGACATCACAtaacccacacaggggagaagccctaTCAATGCATGGACTGTGGAAGATTTTTTCGTAGGAAATCAAACCTTGAAGATCATATAAAAATtcacacaggggaaaaaaattacaaatgttTGGACTGTGGGAGAACATTTGCTCGTTCAGGTTCCTTTAGAAATCACAGCCAAATCCATATAGGAGAGATACCTCACAAATGTTCAGAGTGATAAATGTTTTTCACAGAAAAATCATCTTTTGAAGCATCAGCAAATCCAtactgcaaaaaaaccccccacaaatgTCTGGAGTGTGAGAAATGTTTTTCCAATCCTTCAGCACTTTACAGGCACACCAGAAGTCACACAGGGGAGTGGCCTCACAAAGGCACAGAGGTTAAAAAACCTTTtcatagtacaggtagtccccagGATACGTCGTCCCCAACGTATGACATTTCGTCGTTACGACGACCCGGGGACAGCtccaaagccgccgccgccgcctccattcAGGCAAAGGGATCTCCGCGGTGAGTGGCGACTTCGAGACGCCACGGAGACCCCCTCGCCTGAACAGAGGAggtggcttcaagggaccaacagccggtccttctcggtgctgcgttgctgcagcctcgaAGCCTGTTACCGCCACCGCCGTTCAGGTGAGGGGATCTCCACGGTGGGcagccttggaggctgcagcaacgcagcgctgAGAAGagccagctgttggtcccttgaa
This genomic interval carries:
- the LOC139159212 gene encoding zinc finger protein 658B-like: MEGGKLLDPPSDTSSTTKKHGRPHGCSECGKSFTHRSLLSIHRKIHAVIGSSQGSEVEKFFSGKEANVLRQKDCKCDKCDLCFAQKLYFFKHQKMHTGEKTYKCPECEKQFLHSSGLREHKKRHKWEKPYECAHCGKRFHTRGDLRVHERIHTGEKPFKCVDCGKCFPKKHHLRRHQREKSYKCLECGRSFVHSSYVRVHSRVHTGEKPHKCPGCDKCFSWKHHLVRHQKIHTGEKPYQCLECGIFFREKATLGKHERIHTGEKPYKCWECGKSFSQKSNLGIHEKIHAGIKSYKCFECGQCFTQSSSLQYHLKTHTGEKNEKCLECGKCFTRKSDLVVHQRIHTGEKPYECTECERRFASSSELRRHQRWHKGEKPYECGECWKSFVTQSDFKNYERIYTGEEPFKCGECEKYFSQKIYLGRHQRVHRGAKPYSCIECGKCFGYKRGLWRHHITHTGEKPYQCMDCGRFFRRKSNLEDHIKIHTGEKNYKCLDCGRTFARSGSFRNHSQIHIGEIPHKCSE